NNNNNNNNNNNNNNNNNNNNNNNNNNNNNNNNNNNNNNNNNNCGCGGGGCGGCCTCCAGGCCCCCCCTGCCCCCTGAGGGGGTGTcggggggctgggggtgagggGCCCCCCCGGCCCTGCTCCCACGTCCCTGCATGCGCTGCCTGTGCCCCCTCACGCTGGACATGCAACCCCTCCCTACAGCCCCCCCAAATAAAGAAGTGCCCCAGGCCCAGGCTGCGGCTGTTTGGGGGGGACGGgagccctgggggtgctgagggCTCCTGGGCACtccaggaaggagaaggggacactgggggggGGTCacagggctgggccagggctcAGGGGCTGGTGGGGGGGGTCTGTCACATGGCAGCGGGGGGTCCCCGACACCCCAGGAAGGAGGAGGCGGCGCTGGGGGGGAAGCTCTTTATGGGATACCGAACACGCATCACCCACGtacagcagtgccctggcagaggGCACACCCAGGACCCCCCAGCACAGAAGGGGTCGGGGGGAAGTAGGGAGAGGAGAGTGGGGGGGTGTTCCCCCCCGGGGTCCCTGCGCCTGGTCCCGGAGGGTCCTGCCCCTCCACCTGCCCTGTGGCCCCGTGTCCTGGGGCTTCCCATGCCCTTGGGAAGTCCCCTGCCCCCAGGTGAGTCCTGTGCCCCTGGGGGGAGTCCAAGCCCTCTCGTCCACCCCCCGGAGCTGGGGGGCCCGGGGGGTTGCGCCAGCCCCCCGCAGCCGGGGCAGAACCTAATAAATACTGGGGGGGCTGCAGTTGAGGAGGCTGGCGTGGGCTGGCAGCCGGCTGcggggggctgggggctgccctCCCTCGGGGGGGGTCTGGGGAATCGGGGGGCCCTAGGGGGGGCAGAAGTCGGTGAAGTAGGGGTGCTGCAGGGCCTCCTCCGCTGAGATCCGCTGCACCGGATTGCACTTGAGCAGGTTCTGGGGGGCAGGGGGGGCTGAGGGGGAGAGCACGGaccctccccatcccacagcccccCCGGGTGGGCAGGGGGCTGTGAGGGGGGAGGGCACCCACTCCCGGGAGCCAGAGCCCCCGTGGGGTGGGCAGCAGTGACAAGTTTGGGGGACACAGCGATGGGACACGAGCAGGGGGAGTGCAGGCTGGGAGACACAGCAGAGGTGGGGGACACAGGCGGGGGGCACACGGGAATGGGGGACACAGGCAGGGGGACAGAGGAGGGggctcacctgcagcaggtccCGGCCAGTTGCGTTCAGCTTGGGCACCACGTTGACCAGGGAGGTGGTAGCTGGGTACATGGGGtagggctggggacacacaggtgacccccagctcccccagacCCCCCTACTCCCTCTGACCCCCCGGACCCCCTGCCCTCACCTTGTAGTCCGGCAGCTTGGCCATGGCTGGCCACTGCTCCTCCGTGGGGGTCCCCAGCAGCGTGGGCTCAGTCAAGGGCCACCACGGGGGCACCCAGCAcctgtccctctgccccactGCCCTGCCAAGGGGGGTTCCCATTCCAAGGGATCCCCGTTCTCAGAGCTCCCCATTCGCCATTCCCCATGGCTCCCATTCCTGGGGGCTCCCCATTCTCAGGGGAGGTCCCCATTCCTGGGGCTCTCCATTCTAGGATTTCCCCTATCCCCCATTCCAGGGGCTCTCCATTCAAGGGTTCCCCCACTCCCATGGTCCCCATTCCTTTGGGTTCCCCGTTCCCTGAGCTCCCCATTCCCAGGCAGTCCATTCTGGGGCTCCCCATTCCCAAGGATATCGGAAGATCCTCTTCAGCTGGTCGTCCACATCATTTCCCGGGAAGAGGGGCCGCCCGGCATTGGCCAGTTCTGGGGGGAGAGGGGGTGGTTCCCACAGGCCCCCACGGCCCCCCGGTCCCCCTCCACTCCTCTGAACCCCCAGTGTACCCGCAAAGATGCACCCGGCTGACCACATGTCAATGGAGGTGGAGTAGAGCTTGGCACCGAAGAGAACATCAGGGGGCCGGTACCACAGAGTGACCAcctggggagggacagggacacttggACAGGGCCAGGGGGAACCCCAGCAGGCTGGGTGGGGGCAGGACCCCGAGCCCCTgagccccccgagcccccgcTCACCTCGGCTGAGTAGCAGCGCACAGGGATGCCAAAGGCCCGAGCCAGCCCGAAATCCGCCAGCTTGAGCTCCCCGTTCTGGGGGGGACAGACGGGGTCAGCGTGGGGGGcccctcctgtgtcccctgcacCCCATCCCCGCTGCCTTTCCCATCACTGGGAACATGGGTGAgatggagctgtggctgggcagACACCAGGCGTGGTTCCCCAGGACAGCCAGCCCCCATTTCCAAGCGTGTCCGAGCACAGCCTCCGCTCCCAGGCATGACTGCCCAGCCACACGgcccctgctcctccagccctcgTCCCCGGGAGCCCCCCGCTCCCCCGTGCCCCCGTACCCTGTTGATGAGCAGGTTCTGCGGTTTCAGGTCCCGGTGCAGGACATTGCGGCTGTGGCAGAACGCGAGGCCCTTCAGCAGCTGGTACATGAAGGACTGTGGGAGAGCACAGGCGGGGTCCGTCAGCCCCGCGGCACCCCCGGCACCCGCCCAGCGCGGAGCCGGGACCTCGGGGGCTCCCCGGGACTCCCAGACCCACCTTGACAATCTCGGGGTCCAGGTCCCCGTTGCAGCTGTCGAAGTATTTCTTCAGGTCCTAGGGGGAAGCGAGGGGGGCGGGGAGCGGTGACCCTCAGAGACCCCCAGGGACCGCCGGGACCCCCGCGCCTCCGGTGCTCACCTGGTCACAGAACTCAAAGACCAGGGTCAGCTTCTTGTCGCTGTGCAGAACGTCGTGGAGCCTGCGGGGGACGGACGGGTTCCTGAGCCCCCCGGTGCCGGCGGGAGCAGCCCCCGCGCCGCGACCCCAGCCCCGCTACCTGACGATGTTCTTGTGCTTGAGCTCCTTCAGCAGGCAGATCTCCCGCAGCGCCGAGCTGGGCACCCCCTGCGGGACACGCCGGGTTGCGGGAGCCGGGGGGAGCCTGGGGGTGtccgggggtcccggggggtcccggggggtgtccgggggtcccgggggtcccggggggtcCCAGCCCCGGCCCCCTCCTCACCTCATCATCGTCGTCCAGCCGCACCCGCTTCAGCGCCACGATCTCGTGGGTCTCCCGGTTCTTGGCCTTGAACACGGTCCCGTAGGTGCCTGAGGGGAGTGGAAGGGGGTCACGGCCGAGCCCCCGGTACCTGTACCGAGACCGCCGCCGGGCCCCACAGCAGCCGGCTCTCTCCGTACGGCTCCGGCACTGCCGCACCTTCGCCGATCTTCTCCAGCTTCTCGTATTTCTGCATCGCGCCGCGATCGGTCCCGGCCCGGCCCGNNNNNNNNNNNNNNNNNNNNNNNNNNNNNNNNNNNNNNNNNNNNNNNNNNNNNNNNNNNNNNNNNNNNNNNNNNNNNNNNNNNNNNNNNNNNNNNNNNNNNNNNNNNNNNNNNNNNNNNNNNNNNNNNNNNNNNNNNNNNNNNNNNNNNNNNNNNNNNNNNNNNNNNNNNNNNNNNNNNNNNNNNNNNNNNNNNNNNNNNNNNNNNNNNNNNNNNNNNNNNNNNNNNNNNNNNNNNNNNNNNNNNNNNNNNNNNNNNNNNNNNNNNNNNNNNNNNNNNNNNNNNNNNNNNNNNNNNNNNNNNNNNNNNNNNNNNNNNNNNNNNNNNNNNNNNNNNNNNNNGCCGGACCCTCGGGTCCCCTCGCCCTCCATCCCCGGGACAGCGCCACTGCGCGGGCGCCCTGCCCGGGTCCCTTGCGGGGACGGTGTCGGCACTCGCTGGGTCGGTGCCGGAAGCGGTACGGACCCGCCCGGTGCCGCCCCGCCCCGGCGCGCTCCCGCCGTTCCGCCCCGCGGGGACGCGCAGACCCGCCCGGCGCGGCCGGACTGTCCGGTAAGCAGCGGCACCGGCAGCGGGATCCTGAGCGGAGGCGGTGGGGCTGGCGAGGCGCAGCACGTCTGATCCGGTGTCGGTCCCGGTGCTGGTCCCGGTGCCGGTCTCGGTCCCGATGCTGGTGCCTTCCCGGTGCCCCTACCCTCCCGGTGCCGCCCGTCCCCGTCGGTGCTGTCCCCGCTTCCCCGCCCGCTATTCTCACCGAGCCCCCTCCATTCCGTTCTCTCCTCTCCCGCCCCGCCCGCAGCAGCTCCGGTGCTGGTCCCGACCCggtcccgtcccgtcccggTCCCGTCCCACCCCGCCTCATCCTGGCAACCCCAGGTCCCGGCGCGGCCGCGGCTCTGCTTCCCCCCGCTGCCTCCCGGGGGCCCCCGCCGCGGTGGGGGGGTCCGGGGGGCTGTGCCATGTCCCGGGACTCCGGGTCTCGCCTTGGCTCCTTCGGCTGCAGGTGGAGCAATACCCAGCCCCGGGCATCCCCCAGGACCACCCCGGCACCCCCGGGACTCCCGGGAGCCCCCCTGACCCCCTCCCGGACACCCCGGCACCACCGTCCTCCCGGCCGGCAGCGATGCTCGATGAGCCGCGGCCCCTCCCCGCGGCCGCTGAAGCTCCGTGCAGGGTGGTCCCAGGTgaccccagcccctgctctcgGGGTGCCGGTGGATCCCGGGGACAGGCCGGGGACCCAGGACCCATCATCGTCCTTCTCTCTTGCAGCGAGGCCGCTCCATGCGCTTCCCCCGCGGCGCCTGAGCCCGGCAGCCCTCGGCAGGTGAGCGTcccggggctggggaggggaccGGGTGTGCGTCCCTGTCACAGGTCGGGAGCAGTCCTGCACCCACCCGCTCCCCGCGAGCGGAGGGGTCCGAGGGGTCCACGGGACCGGGAAGGGGACTGAGATCGTACAGCCACCCTCCACCGTCCTGCTCCCCCGGAACGGGGGGTCCGAGGGGCCCGGGGAGTCGCACGGTGCCCCCTGAGAGCCGCCGGGTGCCGGGGCACTGCCCCTTGCGAAACCATCCGGGATTGAGCAACACCGGGCACGGCTCCAGCCGGGGCTCTCCCACGGAGCGTGGGCTGCCCGGGGAGGGGGGCAGCAGGTAGCGGGGGGAGCAGGTTTCGAGGGCTGCCTTGCTTGTGGCCgcccctctccccagctgcagagaCCCTTTTGTTCTTCGATACGGTGCCAGGATTGGGAATCGGTCAGGATTTGGGATCGCTCCGTAGTGGAATTATGTTGGCAACTGCCCGTGCTGCGGGAAGGGCTCCGTGCCTGCCCCGTCCCCGCTCGGAGGGGGGCTCCAGTTGGGAATCTGCTGTCGAGCTCTTCGGGGTCGCTGCACCACTTCAAGCGCTCGCCAATTTGATCGTTCTAACGATCCGCTGGCACCGGTGCCTGCGCCTCCCCGCCGGCAGCGCTTCCGCCGCCGCTCCGGGGGCTCGGCTCGGGCTGTACCTGCTTTGTCACCTGTCCTGGGCGAGCAGCGGCGCTGCACCAGATGAGGCTGCCGGAAGGGTCCAAAGGACGGCCTGGGGCTCCTGcgccctgggcagggctgagaGCGACCCGGGTGCCGCCCTGCCCGAGGGTGCCATCCCAGCCGGCGGAAGGGAGGGGACCGTGGGAGCCGTGTCCCCCGTGCTGTCCCCGTTTCAGCCCCCGCAGTCACAGCCTGTCATTAGCCGGGACGTGGTGGCCGCAGGGGCCGGGCTGGCTGCCCGAGGACGCCGCACTGGGGCATTCCAGGGGCGCCAGGCCAAGGGAGAGGGCACAACCCTCGCCCGAGGTGGGACCCTGCGCTTACGGAGGGGGTcatgtcccctgtgtccccaaaGACGCCTGGGGCGGGAGTGGGGTCGCCACGGGAGCCACGGCGAAGGACTTGGCAGTGCTTCAGTG
The sequence above is drawn from the Parus major isolate Abel chromosome 2, Parus_major1.1, whole genome shotgun sequence genome and encodes:
- the CDK5 gene encoding cyclin-dependent-like kinase 5 → MQKYEKLEKIGEGTYGTVFKAKNRETHEIVALKRVRLDDDDEGVPSSALREICLLKELKHKNIVRLHDVLHSDKKLTLVFEFCDQDLKKYFDSCNGDLDPEIVKSFMYQLLKGLAFCHSRNVLHRDLKPQNLLINRNGELKLADFGLARAFGIPVRCYSAEVVTLWYRPPDVLFGAKLYSTSIDMWSAGCIFAELANAGRPLFPGNDVDDQLKRIFRLLGTPTEEQWPAMAKLPDYKPYPMYPATTSLVNVVPKLNATGRDLLQNLLKCNPVQRISAEEALQHPYFTDFCPP